One Paenarthrobacter aurescens TC1 DNA window includes the following coding sequences:
- a CDS encoding putative CDP-alcohol phosphatidyltransferase (identified by match to protein family HMM PF01066) produces MLNRHARGFFTSLFTPLARWLLRIGVSPDAVTIAGTAGVILGGLVLYPLGFLWWGSVVVAFFAFSDVVDGIMARLQGRSGGWGKFLDSTLDRLADGAIFAGLTIWFFTGGEDPAIGSAAVICLVLGMVVSYARAKAESLGYQASVGIAERAERLASVLLVTGLTGLGLPPVVLFGTLILLALASVVTIVQRMTAVRRQAMAEADGTAAA; encoded by the coding sequence ATGCTCAATAGGCATGCGCGCGGCTTTTTCACTTCACTCTTTACTCCTCTAGCGCGATGGCTCCTGAGGATCGGTGTGTCTCCTGACGCCGTGACCATTGCAGGGACCGCAGGCGTGATATTGGGCGGACTCGTCCTCTACCCGTTGGGCTTTTTGTGGTGGGGTTCGGTTGTGGTCGCCTTCTTCGCATTTTCAGATGTCGTAGACGGAATCATGGCGAGGCTTCAGGGGCGCAGCGGCGGCTGGGGCAAATTCCTGGATTCCACTTTGGACCGGCTTGCCGATGGTGCGATATTTGCCGGCCTGACTATCTGGTTTTTCACCGGAGGTGAGGATCCGGCGATAGGTTCTGCAGCAGTCATCTGCCTGGTTCTTGGAATGGTTGTTTCCTACGCCCGGGCCAAAGCGGAGTCCTTGGGCTACCAAGCGAGCGTCGGGATCGCAGAGCGTGCAGAGCGCTTGGCGTCCGTGCTGCTCGTCACGGGGCTCACGGGATTGGGTCTGCCGCCGGTTGTATTGTTCGGGACCCTGATCCTCCTTGCCTTGGCAAGTGTGGTGACGATCGTCCAACGGATGACCGCCGTTCGCCGACAGGCCATGGCCGAAGCCGATGGAACTGCTGCAGCATAA
- a CDS encoding putative histidine triad protein (HIT domain) (identified by match to protein family HMM PF01230), translated as MQENTGAAADLPSDADVTDDFGLAGVPDAFQRLWTPHRMAYIKGGQDQFKNKDDCPFCVGPTRSDEESLIVYRGRTCYVVLNLFPYNPGHLLICPYRHVPDYTDITVEETAEFADLTQTAMRVLRKVSNPSGFNLGMNQGVTGGAGIAAHLHQHVVPRWGGDGNFFPIIAQTKAITQTLDEVRKLVAEAWPGESNAQ; from the coding sequence GTGCAGGAGAACACAGGCGCGGCAGCTGACCTTCCGAGCGATGCCGACGTCACCGATGACTTCGGATTGGCAGGCGTACCGGACGCGTTTCAGCGCCTGTGGACTCCGCACCGTATGGCCTACATCAAGGGCGGGCAGGATCAATTCAAGAACAAGGACGACTGCCCGTTCTGTGTAGGACCCACACGCTCAGATGAGGAATCCCTCATCGTCTATCGGGGACGGACCTGCTATGTGGTCCTTAACCTGTTCCCGTACAACCCCGGTCATTTGTTGATCTGCCCCTACCGGCACGTACCCGACTACACGGACATCACAGTGGAGGAAACGGCCGAGTTCGCCGACCTCACCCAGACGGCAATGCGGGTGCTGCGGAAAGTTTCCAATCCGAGCGGCTTTAATCTGGGCATGAACCAAGGCGTGACCGGTGGTGCCGGTATTGCAGCGCATCTCCATCAGCACGTGGTTCCGCGCTGGGGCGGGGATGGAAACTTCTTCCCGATCATCGCCCAGACCAAGGCCATCACGCAGACACTCGATGAGGTCCGCAAGCTTGTGGCCGAAGCCTGGCCGGGGGAGTCGAATGCTCAATAG